The nucleotide sequence AACATTTAGTATTGGTCCGCAAATCTCGTATAGGTCGATCAATTACAAAAAAGCGGAAGACGGTGCTGGTTTAGAGTTTGACTCAGATATCACGAAGTCTTCAATCAGTCCTTACGTCTCTCTTTGGTTCCAATTTTAATTTGTTAAGGAGTAAACAGCATGGCATTTCGTACAGAAAAAGATTCCATAGGTGAAATAAAAGTTCCCGCGGATAAGTATTGGGGGGCGCAAACTCAGCGATCTCTTGAGAATTTTAAAATTGGCGGGGATCGTTTTCCTCGCGAGATGATTCGCGCCTTAGGGATTCTCAAAAAATGTGCGGCCATGGCCAACTGGAAGCTCGGTTTACTTCCCGAGACCAAAGCCAAATTTATTATTTCGGCAGCCAATGAAGTCATCGAGGGGAAACTCGATGAGCATTTTCCTCTCGTCGTTTGGCAGACGGGGAGTGGGACGCAAACCAACATGAACGCCAACGAGGTGATCGCTAATCGTGCCAGTGAACTCACCACGGGCTCGGTGAAAGAACGTGTCGTTCACCCGAATGACGACGTGAACAAAGGTCAATCGTCCAATGATACATTTCCCACGGCGATGCACATCGCGGTGGTGGATCGCGTTCATCATCATCTTTTGCCCAATCTTAAAAAACTGCGCGACTCCTTTAAGAAGAAGCAGAACGAGTTTAAAGACATTATTAAAATCGGTCGCACTCACTTGATGGACGCCACTCCTTTGACGTTAGGACAGGAGTTTTCTGGGTACACGACACAATTGGATCGCAGTATCGAGCGTGTAGAGTCTTCTCTCAAAGCGGTGTTCGAGCTCGCCATTGGCGGAACTGCCGTCGGCACAGGATTAAACACTCATCCGGAATTCGCCACTCGCGTGGCCGAAGTGATTTCTAAAGAAACCGGACTTCCCTTTGTTTCTGCGCCGAACAAGTTCGAAGCGCTGGCAACTCATGATGCGCTTGTGGAGCTCAGCGGATCCTTAAAAACCGTGGCTTGTAGTTTAATGAAAATTGCGAACGACATTCGTTGGTTGGGGAGCGGTCCACGCAGCGGTATTGCCGAGCTTATTCTCCCTGCCAATGAGCCGGGAAGTTCGATCATGCCCGGTAAAGTGAATCCCACTCAGAGCGAAGCGATGACCATGGTGTGCGCGCAAGTGATTGGTAACGATGCGGCCGTCACTGTGGGAGGCTTACAAGGTCACTTTGAGCTGAACGTGTTTAAACCGGTGATCGTGTTTAATGTTTTAAACTCGGTGCGTTTATTAGCTGATGCGTGTTCGAGCTTTAGAGAGCACTGTGTGGATGGCATTCAGGCCAACACACAGCAGATCGAAAAACATATGAACAATTCGTTAATGCTCGTGACGGCGCTCAATCCTCACGTCGGTTACGATAACGCCGCAAAGATTGCAAAAAACGCTTACGAGAAAAATATTACCCTTAAAGAATCCGCCGTTCTTCTCGGATTTATGAGCAGCGAAGATTTTGATAAGTGGGTGCGTCCTCAAGATATGATCGGTCCATTAAAAGTATGAGAATTTGCATTTTTTGTAGCTCCAAACTCAATTTTGTTGAGGAGCTTGTCCGAACTTCAAAAGAGTTTGCCCTTTGGATGGCAAGCCGCAGGCACACTCTTGTTTACGGCGGAGCCACTGTCGGAATGATGGGTCTTCTTGCTGATGGCGTGCTTGAAGGCGGCGGGGAAGTGGTAGGGGTAATCCCCCGGGCGATGTTTGCCGCCGAAGTTCCGCATCGTAAAATTCAAACACTCCTGGAAGTCGAAGACTTGATGGAGCGTAAAAAGGAAATGATCAAACGCAGTGATGTGTTTGTGATCCTGCCGGGCGGAGTAGGGACTCTCGATGAACTTCTCGAGGTGATCACTTGGAAATCCATCGGTCTCATTACCCATCCGATTGTCATTTTGAATATTGACGGCTTTTGGAATTCTTTCTTTTCAATGATGAGCGATCTAAAAAATAAAAAAGTTTTAGATGAAAATCTTTTGGAGAGTTATTCCGTCGTCAATTCCTATTCCGAATTAAAAATACATTTAGAAGGTCTCAATGTTAGTTGATCCTCGACTTGATTGGCTTAAAAACGAATATATTCAACCCTACGTTTACGTGCGGGAGGACAATCGAATCTCTAAGCCGGGCTCACACTCGCCACTGGATTGGTTCGAAGGGAAAAAGCCCGTTTTTATTAATCCCTTGTGGATGAAAGAGGTTGAGTTTGGGAATCAAATTTTAGCTCTTGAAGGTCAGGCCTTCGGACCGAGCAATTTGGCGATGCCTCGTTGGGTGTTTTATGACTGTGCCATCACTCCGGGATTTGTGGCGGGTTTTGCCATTCGTAATTCTGCGATTCCCAATGAGCTGCGATCGCATTTTGGATACGCGGAGGGAAAGCATGAGTGGACCCCGCTGAGCTTGTTTATCATTATTCCGACCATGTCTCCGGACGAAGAGTGGTGTGCCCATAATTTATGTACGGTGAATTCTTTTTTGCCTAAAGATAAACAGTTTTATGGACTCGGATTTTTGTCCAAAGCCTTTGGTCTCTGGTACGCCA is from Bdellovibrionales bacterium and encodes:
- the fumC gene encoding class II fumarate hydratase, translating into MAFRTEKDSIGEIKVPADKYWGAQTQRSLENFKIGGDRFPREMIRALGILKKCAAMANWKLGLLPETKAKFIISAANEVIEGKLDEHFPLVVWQTGSGTQTNMNANEVIANRASELTTGSVKERVVHPNDDVNKGQSSNDTFPTAMHIAVVDRVHHHLLPNLKKLRDSFKKKQNEFKDIIKIGRTHLMDATPLTLGQEFSGYTTQLDRSIERVESSLKAVFELAIGGTAVGTGLNTHPEFATRVAEVISKETGLPFVSAPNKFEALATHDALVELSGSLKTVACSLMKIANDIRWLGSGPRSGIAELILPANEPGSSIMPGKVNPTQSEAMTMVCAQVIGNDAAVTVGGLQGHFELNVFKPVIVFNVLNSVRLLADACSSFREHCVDGIQANTQQIEKHMNNSLMLVTALNPHVGYDNAAKIAKNAYEKNITLKESAVLLGFMSSEDFDKWVRPQDMIGPLKV
- a CDS encoding TIGR00730 family Rossman fold protein; translated protein: MRICIFCSSKLNFVEELVRTSKEFALWMASRRHTLVYGGATVGMMGLLADGVLEGGGEVVGVIPRAMFAAEVPHRKIQTLLEVEDLMERKKEMIKRSDVFVILPGGVGTLDELLEVITWKSIGLITHPIVILNIDGFWNSFFSMMSDLKNKKVLDENLLESYSVVNSYSELKIHLEGLNVS